TAACATCTATACTTCTAACAGGAGAAATATTACTGATACTACTCATCCTAGTCCTAGACTCCTAAAGCTAAAAGAAGAGCAACTACCAAAAGCTTTCACAAGTCATAAACAGGGGAGAAGAGGGATTGAGGGAAGAGAGACCATGAGATGACGGACCTGGAAAATTGCTCATTTTCTGTTTCTTCAATATCCTCAGAAGTTCCAGAAAGTGATGGAGTCTTTTCATTCTCAGCAGCATTGTAAGGGCTCACACCTAAACCCAGGCTAGCTTCAAAACTTCCAAAACAGAACCCAAGTTTTTCAGCCTCAGGCACATGAAGGTGGTTAGGGATAATAACATGCTGAATCTCTGAAATATGTGATTTTTCTAGCTTCTGCAGCAGTTCCGAAGTCCCTTCCTTTGATTCAACACTGACAGACGGAGGCTGCGGTTGTGTATCGACTTCAGCAGAAACTGTAGAAAGATCAGATGAACTAGCAGATGTAGCTTTACCCTGAGCAATATTATTGTGTGTAGGCTTTGGCTTCCATTCCTTACCAGGACCAGCTGCAGTGAAATAAAGAAGACAGGTGTTTAGCTTCAGCATGACAGTATGAATGAATATGCATGTAAGAGACCCTAATTGCTACAATTCCACTGAAATCAAATTTAACAAACAGCAACAGTATCAGAACACTCTAAAGCAGCAAACAATGGAGTTATTGAGTCAACCGGAGACTAAGAGTAGTCAACATCTGGGAATGACATTTTTGGGTTTCCTTATTCCAGAAATACAAAGAATAAGTTTAAACAAAAATGACACCTGTACAGTAAACCAGCAGACATAGCATGGACCAGGTACACGACTTCACTAGCAACAACCACCATTCTGTTTTGGAAAATTAAAGATTACTGGTACACTAAGACCCCCAAGTAGGACTATAGACACAAGGAGGAGATACAAACCAAAAATGCAGATATATGAGAAATTGAGAAGAGAATCGCAATTGCAAATGAGAATAAGAGATGATCTTTTTACCTCTCAAGTTAGACCAACAAAAACACCAACTGGAAAAAACCAATCACTCAGCACTAGAAAAATCAATATGAAAAGGTTCAAAACTTCTTACCAAACACAAAAAGGTAAAGGTACAAACCGTAAAATGCAGATAAATGAGAAATTGAGAAGAAAATCGCAATTGCAAATGAGAATAGGAGATGACCTTTTTATCTCTCAAGTTGGACCAACAAAAACACCAACTGGCAAAAAAAGATCACTCTCAGCTCTAGAAAAAATCCATATGAAAAGGTTCAAACTTCTCACAAAATACAAAAGGAGAAGGTACAGAAAGCATTGAGCACGTAATTAGAGGGCAAAAATGGAGTTCTTCAATCATCAGGTAAGTAAGTGGGGTAACAATTATAGTAGCAATATCAATTAAAAGAGTCTTTCATGGAGAGGGAGGGGGAAAGAAAACAATATACTAATGTGTAGAGTAGTCAACTTGTAAAGTACTATACCTTTTTGTGGGCCAACCAGGGGACGGTTGTTGTAATTAGATGAAGGCCTACTAAGAGAAGAAGCACCCTGAGCCGATGAAGCACATTGTGAGGAATCTGGAAGCTGATTCTTTCCAGGCCCCTGGAATTTGCTTGACATTTTTACTTGCACAGTCGAACTTCTAGAGTCAGAAACTGCTGTACAGGCATAGGCAGAAACAAATACATAAGCTTCATTAACTGGACGAGAAATAAGTATGTCTTCCTAAAAACCCAAACAATGACAATCAAGTTCTCAGACAAATCTTCACAGGCTTACCAGTGGTTGCCTTGCTCCCGATCGAGTTGGTAGGGACATGATCAGATGACACACGCTGGCCACCAACTTCCCTTCTAATTGTGCCTACTGCACCAGGGAGTCGTGAATCATGAGATGGCAAAAGAACAGGATCTGATGCTGAAAAATAAGCTCCTGACGAAGGTGGTGAAGACAAGGAGGTTGAAGAGTTGCTGGAGTTTGGCATCTTCTGTCCAAGTGTATCCCTGGTTCCTACAGACACTCTAGGGCTTTTGATCACATCATGACTTGGAGAGTGCAGTGGTTCCTCCGACTTGACAGAGCCAGCACCTGCAGTGGCTTCAGATTGCTTAATCCCTCTGCCTGCTGATGCATGGGCATCATGTACAACACTGTTACTCCCAAAAGCTACAGCACCAGGCCCATTGGCTCTGGAACTTGATGAGCTGCAAAAGAGCCAAAAAAGTTAGGTCACAGAAATATTCAAACTATGTGTAGGAAACAAAAACCATATTTTGTAATCTGAAGGGGTTTAACAGTGGCAATTCAAGGAGCACACATATGCTGTAATGCACAGACGGAGTAAAATCCAAAAACATCAATAACACCTTATAGTATTCTTCGTCTCAATAGTTGGTACGGAAGATGGCTTGACACTCTTGTCAGAAACTTGACTGCCTCCATTTTCCTTATCAGGTGCAGAGTTCCTTCGACCACCAGCATCTGACCAAACATATACACACCAATTATGAGTGGATAGGAAAAGAGGGGCTCATAAGACTCAATCTGAAAGATATAGTGAAAACTCTCCCAAGGTAAAGGAGCAGGTCTCAGTAAGTTATGTTAATTGTTCAAAGCCTACTCGCTGCCAAAAAGGCAGAATATCAGTCCTCTTTGTTACCTTTTGACCAGTGTTACTTACGAAAGTTAAAAGTGAGAATCAGTTATAATTTGCGGCAACTTATAATGTGCTTAAATATATCAGGCAAACTGTGTAAAACTGTCTGAGATTGTTGATTAGAAGCAGCATCAAGATCACAATAACATAAACTGGTATTAATTTGGATTCTTAGAGATGCTTTTGTCATTTTGCACAAAGCGTGAACgaaataaaaaaggaaagtaGGTCAGCAATTTAAAAATCACGCAAAAATCATGTTATCACAAGAATGACAAATATGAAATCACAGGCAGCATAAGAGATCACAAATACAGGAAAATACAACAAAATGGATGTTTACCAAGCGAAACATGGCGAGAAGTGAAGTTTCCCCGACTCCCCTTGTTTCCCCTCCCCTGCATAGCTGGTTTCCACTTTGGCTCAGCAGACTCCTTGTTCAAATTCTGCACAAACGCAAATCAAGTTGGAGTATAACAATTCAGGAACAGCATGTAAAAGGACAAGGAAGCATGTCATCCTAACACTCACATTTATTGGGTCGTTAAGAGAGAACATGTGAAGAAATTAAAGCATCGTGCTGATATGAAAATTGAACTATACCATGGAATTCTACAGGAAAAGAAACTCATTTGACATTCATGGGGTCAACAAGAGCAAAAAATGAACTAATACAAACCAAGGTGCTCATGCATACTTGCACATTCCGGATTTTATTGCATTAATCAGGTTTGTTATACGAAGTAGACATCCTCTGCACCATAAAAATACATGATTTTTTCGCAAATCAGCCAGCTGAGTTGCAACTTAGATGACAGTGGGTAATAGCTTAGGCATTCACACATGCAGAACAGCATCATCTTAGCAAAGAGGTTTAATTGAGATGGTACATTACATTCTTTTTAGTGTCGGGCAATAATTGCTCCACCACCCTAGGTTCAATTTTGATCCATGAATCTGCATCAGCTAATATATCACTTGTCGATATGTACGTTAACCTCTTCGGACACCTAGAATCAGCTGAGGCCTTAATTAATGAATCCCCCACCCAGaaaacataaataaattaatggggGAAAATTAACTTCTAAACCACTTTTATGAGAAATTTACAGGCAAATCAGGTCAGCATTACTTTATGCCCAATGGGTCTTTGTGGAGAGTGTTTGTAAgcatgaaaaatagtcactaacCATACCTCTCTTCTTCTATCGCGTTTCCTTTTTACTTCATGGAATGTATCTGTAAATAACCCCTCAAATTAGATGAGTAAAgagaaaacaaattatatatttccATAGCTAGGAAAGgaaaagtaacaacaacaacaacaagagtCTAGCTGGGGCAGTATGCGTAGCTTTAAAAAGAACTAGTCGCAGAGAACATCAAAATACAGAACACACAAAACAAGACCAATCTATGCATTTTTTTTACGAGAAGGCTTGCAAATTTCCAATTAGACTTGTTACCTTGAAACCCATAGGTTACTAGTGCAAGTaactaaaattattaaaaaatcagCAAGACAAGATAATGGAGCAAGCGAAATTTTCCGCTCCTATATTTTGAAGGTTCGGATTTCTATGAGAGAATGCGTTGGATCTAACCGTCATAAATGtaataaagaaaacaagaaagaagaaCAGTTGACCCTCTTAATTGCTTAGTTACTATAAAATACAAAATTCATCGACAACTCCGCCGTGCACCAAATAGAGGATGCAAAGTGTGGCTAAACCTTCTCTATAACAAAATATAACTGCAAAATGTTATCTTTGAACAAAAAATGTAGTTCAAAATGTTATCAGCACCAACCGGCTTACTTTTTTCTCCCTTATTTTACACGTAGCTCGGGCCGACTATATGAATTCTTTGGGCCCTTTCTGCTATAAAAAGTTTGTCTTTGACACAAATCAAGGATTCTCCGAAACTAGAGGGTTCTCTCAACGTAATCggcataaaaaaaattcatttgggAGGGGGAAGCCATCTCTGTTTAAAAAAAAGGGAGGGAATAGtaccaaaataatttaaagaCCATGTTtttacacacacatatatatgctCAAAACAATTTTAACAGCCTGATAAAGTCCACCATTGAAACCCAATACAGTATAAGACACAtgcaaataaggaaaataaaagaagaaagacaTCAAAAATAAAGGCCAATATTCAGGagaacaaatagaataaaaatcTGTCACCAAAACTCACTGTAGAGAGTAATCAAGACAGAAAAggaatcataaaaaataaaaaaaaaaaggaagatcaAACATCATATATACATAGCTAAAAATATGTGTGTGTATAGAGAAGCACATATTTATCTGACCCTGAAAGAGGAGTTTTTGGGCAGTCTCATTGGGATCCATAGAGCATTCTTTGAGCATTGCATATATCTCATCCTCACTATGATTCCCAGTGATCTCTTTTATATTCTGAATCGTTTTCCGAACACTGCTCGGAATTGAAACCCTAACCCCTCCAACAACAACTCCACTACTGTTGCTGCTACTCATCTTCACCACCCCTCCCCAATCACCTACCCCACAAACAATTTTCTTTCTGTGTATATATATACCTcttctatatctatctatctatatatatatatatatattactgttCCCTGATacgtttagagagagagagaagagagagagagaaagagagagggagggagggaggAGAGAAAGAGGGAAAAGAGAGTAATTGTATTTGGGGAAGAAAGAGAAGACTTGGGAGAAGGGTTTTGAATATgaattttattgtttcattttgtttatTATAGAACTGTCCACTGTGGAACAGGGGTGCTGTCCTTTTTTTCGTCTTTTAATATTGTTTTCCCTTTTGAgagttttaatttgtttttttactttttcGTTTGGAAAAGGGTGGACCCCTTAACTAACATATAAACAGAGAAATTGAATCATATTGCTATATAATATAATGtggcatgtaattgcaattattaGGTAATAATTAGTGGTAAGTATCTAGAGGTCTTAAGTTTTGAGTCATCTttgataaaataatattttactctTAAAGTGAAATTTGCGAATTAATCGAACCCAAAATGAAtattgaacatcaaattaaaaatacttaaTAACTATAAGTTCGAGTAAAAAGACCTATGGACATTTCACTACTTATTTGTTATTACATTTTCTTCAATGTTGTAATTTTTAGTTTTAAACTTTTTTAGTTAGCTTTACTAGTTTTTTTCTCAATTCTTATTTTTGTCCTTTACTAGTTGGGTGACTAATATGTCATAATTCGGTTACCTGGTCACACACTGCTAACATAGTGTAGTCAAATTATATACTTCACCTACATTAAACATGTCAATTCTTGTCTTTTGtgcttttattataaaataaataaagtgaaTTAAATGAAAAATCAACATCATAAGCATTATCTATTACTATGTGTGAAGAACGATTTGTAATGATCAGAAACAGTGAAAAAAATAAGTATTCAATAGTTTTCATATAATTTTATAATTAGATCATGTGACAACTcgaattaaataaaaatttagaTAATCGAAATGTAATTCTTAACATTTAATTTTTATAGAACTACCAAATAAGTAGGTGAA
The sequence above is drawn from the Nicotiana tabacum cultivar K326 chromosome 13, ASM71507v2, whole genome shotgun sequence genome and encodes:
- the LOC107832478 gene encoding GBF-interacting protein 1-like isoform X4 gives rise to the protein MSSSNSSGVVVGGVRVSIPSSVRKTIQNIKEITGNHSEDEIYAMLKECSMDPNETAQKLLFQDTFHEVKRKRDRRRENLNKESAEPKWKPAMQGRGNKGSRGNFTSRHVSLDAGGRRNSAPDKENGGSQVSDKSVKPSSVPTIETKNTISSSSSRANGPGAVAFGSNSVVHDAHASAGRGIKQSEATAGAGSVKSEEPLHSPSHDVIKSPRVSVGTRDTLGQKMPNSSNSSTSLSSPPSSGAYFSASDPVLLPSHDSRLPGAVGTIRREVGGQRVSSDHVPTNSIGSKATTVSDSRSSTVQVKMSSKFQGPGKNQLPDSSQCASSAQGASSLSRPSSNYNNRPLVGPQKAGPGKEWKPKPTHNNIAQGKATSASSSDLSTVSAEVDTQPQPPSVSVESKEGTSELLQKLEKSHISEIQHVIIPNHLHVPEAEKLGFCFGSFEASLGLGVSPYNAAENEKTPSLSGTSEDIEETENEQFSSDQNPPTTADFSDQSPPSSGQENLSAKPEDVSPSVPEYSESKQETLQGGHQYSAVRTSPNYSFGFVPPTLGSQLAPFENSELQSHDVSRLPNFVVQQPIDPTNYYAQFYRSSADGDGRISPFQSAGVSTKYNGNVSVVPPQTSQPAQEGGNTLVLSSAAPTPLATQAPGLMQSSAAVTQQPLPVFRQAAGMHLPHYPPNYIPYAHYFSPYYVPPTAIHQFLSNGAFPQQPQAGGVYPPPPSAAAGRYSLSQYRPGANIGNSTHSGVPGSYGPYGSSTANYNPSSTTAAGNPASNDDLSAAQFKENNVHVNGQQQSEGSGVWITPGRDLSSLQASSFYNLPQGQVAFTPAQPGHGNLAGLYHPAQPVTAQTVHPLMQQSQTMAGPVDMVGPTATVYQQPQHSQINWPSSY
- the LOC107832478 gene encoding GBF-interacting protein 1-like isoform X2, which codes for MSSSNSSGVVVGGVRVSIPSSVRKTIQNIKEITGNHSEDEIYAMLKECSMDPNETAQKLLFQDTFHEVKRKRDRRRENLNKESAEPKWKPAMQGRGNKGSRGNFTSRHVSLDAGGRRNSAPDKENGGSQVSDKSVKPSSVPTIETKNTISSSSSRANGPGAVAFGSNSVVHDAHASAGRGIKQSEATAGAGSVKSEEPLHSPSHDVIKSPRVSVGTRDTLGQKMPNSSNSSTSLSSPPSSGAYFSASDPVLLPSHDSRLPGAVGTIRREVGGQRVSSDHVPTNSIGSKATTVSDSRSSTVQVKMSSKFQGPGKNQLPDSSQCASSAQGASSLSRPSSNYNNRPLVGPQKAGPGKEWKPKPTHNNIAQGKATSASSSDLSTVSAEVDTQPQPPSVSVESKEGTSELLQKLEKSHISEIQHVIIPNHLHVPEAEKLGFCFGSFEASLGLGVSPYNAAENEKTPSLSGTSEDIEETENEQFSSDQNPPTTADFSDQSPPSSGQENLSAKPEDVSPSVPEYSESKQETLQGGHQYSAVRTSPNYSFGFVPPTLGSQLAPFENSELQSHDVSRLPNFVVQQPIDPTNYYAQFYRSSADGDGRISPFQSAGVSTKYNGNVSVVPPQTSQPAQENDLQGGNTLVLSSAAPTPLATQAPGLMQSSAAVTQQPLPVFRQAAGMHLPHYPPNYIPYAHYFSPYYVPPTAIHQFLSNGAFPQQPQAGGVYPPPPSAAAGRYSLSQYRPGANIGNSTHSGVPGSYGPYGSSTANYNPSSTTAAGNPASNDDLSAAQFKENNVHVNGQQQSEGSGVWITPGRDLSSLQASSFYNLPQGQVAFTPAQPGHGNLAGLYHPAQPVTAQTVHPLMQQSQTMAGPVDMVGPTATVYQQPQHSQINWPSSY
- the LOC107832478 gene encoding uncharacterized protein LOC107832478 isoform X3, producing MSSSNSSGVVVGGVRVSIPSSVRKTIQNIKEITGNHSEDEIYAMLKECSMDPNETAQKLLFQDTFHEVKRKRDRRRENLNKESAEPKWKPAMQGRGNKGSRGNFTSRHVSLDAGGRRNSAPDKENGGSQVSDKSVKPSSVPTIETKNTISSSSSRANGPGAVAFGSNSVVHDAHASAGRGIKQSEATAGAGSVKSEEPLHSPSHDVIKSPRVSVGTRDTLGQKMPNSSNSSTSLSSPPSSGAYFSASDPVLLPSHDSRLPGAVGTIRREVGGQRVSSDHVPTNSIGSKATTAVSDSRSSTVQVKMSSKFQGPGKNQLPDSSQCASSAQGASSLSRPSSNYNNRPLVGPQKAGPGKEWKPKPTHNNIAQGKATSASSSDLSTVSAEVDTQPQPPSVSVESKEGTSELLQKLEKSHISEIQHVIIPNHLHVPEAEKLGFCFGSFEASLGLGVSPYNAAENEKTPSLSGTSEDIEETENEQFSSDQNPPTTADFSDQSPPSSGQENLSAKPEDVSPSVPEYSESKQETLQGGHQYSAVRTSPNYSFGFVPPTLGSQLAPFENSELQSHDVSRLPNFVVQQPIDPTNYYAQFYRSSADGDGRISPFQSAGVSTKYNGNVSVVPPQTSQPAQEGGNTLVLSSAAPTPLATQAPGLMQSSAAVTQQPLPVFRQAAGMHLPHYPPNYIPYAHYFSPYYVPPTAIHQFLSNGAFPQQPQAGGVYPPPPSAAAGRYSLSQYRPGANIGNSTHSGVPGSYGPYGSSTANYNPSSTTAAGNPASNDDLSAAQFKENNVHVNGQQQSEGSGVWITPGRDLSSLQASSFYNLPQGQVAFTPAQPGHGNLAGLYHPAQPVTAQTVHPLMQQSQTMAGPVDMVGPTATVYQQPQHSQINWPSSY
- the LOC107832478 gene encoding uncharacterized protein LOC107832478 isoform X1; this encodes MSSSNSSGVVVGGVRVSIPSSVRKTIQNIKEITGNHSEDEIYAMLKECSMDPNETAQKLLFQDTFHEVKRKRDRRRENLNKESAEPKWKPAMQGRGNKGSRGNFTSRHVSLDAGGRRNSAPDKENGGSQVSDKSVKPSSVPTIETKNTISSSSSRANGPGAVAFGSNSVVHDAHASAGRGIKQSEATAGAGSVKSEEPLHSPSHDVIKSPRVSVGTRDTLGQKMPNSSNSSTSLSSPPSSGAYFSASDPVLLPSHDSRLPGAVGTIRREVGGQRVSSDHVPTNSIGSKATTAVSDSRSSTVQVKMSSKFQGPGKNQLPDSSQCASSAQGASSLSRPSSNYNNRPLVGPQKAGPGKEWKPKPTHNNIAQGKATSASSSDLSTVSAEVDTQPQPPSVSVESKEGTSELLQKLEKSHISEIQHVIIPNHLHVPEAEKLGFCFGSFEASLGLGVSPYNAAENEKTPSLSGTSEDIEETENEQFSSDQNPPTTADFSDQSPPSSGQENLSAKPEDVSPSVPEYSESKQETLQGGHQYSAVRTSPNYSFGFVPPTLGSQLAPFENSELQSHDVSRLPNFVVQQPIDPTNYYAQFYRSSADGDGRISPFQSAGVSTKYNGNVSVVPPQTSQPAQENDLQGGNTLVLSSAAPTPLATQAPGLMQSSAAVTQQPLPVFRQAAGMHLPHYPPNYIPYAHYFSPYYVPPTAIHQFLSNGAFPQQPQAGGVYPPPPSAAAGRYSLSQYRPGANIGNSTHSGVPGSYGPYGSSTANYNPSSTTAAGNPASNDDLSAAQFKENNVHVNGQQQSEGSGVWITPGRDLSSLQASSFYNLPQGQVAFTPAQPGHGNLAGLYHPAQPVTAQTVHPLMQQSQTMAGPVDMVGPTATVYQQPQHSQINWPSSY
- the LOC107832478 gene encoding uncharacterized protein LOC107832478 isoform X5; translated protein: MSSSNSSGVVVGGVRVSIPSSVRKTIQNIKEITGNHSEDEIYAMLKECSMDPNETAQKLLFQDTFHEVKRKRDRRRENLNKESAEPKWKPAMQGRGNKGSRGNFTSRHVSLDAGGRRNSAPDKENGGSQVSDKSVKPSSVPTIETKNTISSSSSRANGPGAVAFGSNSVVHDAHASAGRGIKQSEATAGAGSVKSEEPLHSPSHDVIKSPRVSVGTRDTLGQKMPNSSNSSTSLSSPPSSGAYFSASDPVLLPSHDSRLPGAVGTIRREVGGQRVSSDHVPTNSIGSKATTAVSDSRSSTVQVKMSSKFQGPGKNQLPDSSQCASSAQGASSLSRPSSNYNNRPLVGPQKAGPGKEWKPKPTHNNIAQGKATSASSSDLSTVSAEVDTQPQPPSVSVESKEGTSELLQKLEKSHISEIQHVIIPNHLHVPEAEKLGFCFGSFEASLGLGVSPYNAAENEKTPSLSGTSEDIEETENEQFSSDQNPPTTADFSDQSPPSSGQENLSAKPEDVSPSVPEYSESKQETLQGGHQYSAVRTSPNYSFGFVPPTLGSQLAPFENSELQSHDVSRLPNFVVQQPIDPTNYYAQFYRSSADGDGRISPFQSAGVSTKYNGNVSVVPPQTSQPAQESEGSGVWITPGRDLSSLQASSFYNLPQGQVAFTPAQPGHGNLAGLYHPAQPVTAQTVHPLMQQSQTMAGPVDMVGPTATVYQQPQHSQINWPSSY